The Erinaceus europaeus chromosome 17, mEriEur2.1, whole genome shotgun sequence nucleotide sequence CCTACCGGATCTTGCCCACCAGCTAAATGTTCCACTCTCAAACTGTTTTCATTCTTTCACAACCCAGATATTACCTTTTCCAATGGAGCTTCTGAAATTACTTTTCCTCTGAATTTAAAATATGAGAATTCTTCTAATTGAGAATATCTCTCCATGAAAACAGTTGGAGATACAGTCCTATATCTATGGCTGGAGGAAACTGGACGAGATTTAGTGAGTTTATTCTCACGAGCTTCTCTTCCCTACCATCTGAAATACAGTCCTTACTCTTCCTGGCATTTCTGATCATCTACCTGGTCACTCTAACAGGAAATAGCCTCATCATACTGGTCACTCTGGCTGACCCCACACTGCACagccccatgtacttcttcctcaggAACTTGTCCTTCCTGGAGATTGGCTTCAACCTAGTCATTGTGCCCAAGATGCTGGCAACCCTGCTTGCCCAGGACACAACCATCTCCTTCATTGGCTGTGCCACTCAgatgtatttcttcttcttttttggggTTTCTGAATGCTTCCTCCTGGCCACCATGGCATATGACCGCTATGTAGCCATctgcaatcccctgcactacccaGTCATCATGAACCAAAGGACACGGGTCAAGCTGGCTGTTGCTTCCTGGTTCCCGGGCTTCCCTGTAGCTACTGTGCAGACTACATGGCTCTTCAGCTTTCCATTCTGTGGCACCAATGAGGTGAACCACTTCTTCTGTGACAGCCCACCTGTGCTGAAGCTGGTCTGTGCTGACACAGCACACTTTGAGATCTTTGCAATTGTTGGAACAGTTCTGGTTGTCATGACTCCATGTTCATTGATCCTCTGTTCCTATATTCGAATAGCAGCTGCCATACTCAAGATTTCATCAGCCAAGGGAAAGAATAAAGCCTTCTCTACTTGCTCTTCCCATCTCCttgttgtctctcttttctatgtATCTTTAAGCCTCATTTATTTTCGACCCAAGTCTAGTAATTCTCCTGAGAGCAAGAAGATGCTGTCACTGTCCTACACTGTTGTGACTCCCATGTTGAACCCCATCATCTACAGCCTAAGAAACAATGAGTTCAAGAATGCTCTTGTCCGGACTTTCCGCAAGGCTGCTAGTGTTAGAAACTTCATCCTATAGACGCTAACAAGTATGGTTTATTGAATGAGAAAAAATTAGTTTCAAGTTTGGAATTAATTTAGGCTTATCTTTCCATGCCCTTTTTATAAAATCCGACTTCTGAAATGAAGATTAGAAAGCAtcatgagggggccaggtggtggcgcacccggttaagcgcacacactacagtgcgcaaggaaccaggttcaagcccttggtccccacctgcagggggaaagcttcatgtgtggtgaagcagggctgcaggtgtctctctgtctctctccatctctatcgccccttcccttcaatttctctctgtctctatataataaaaaataaattaattaaaaagttagaaaaaaaattttaaaaaaagtatcatgAGGAGGATAATTACAGTGGTAGGTTAGGGATATTCTGCCTCCTGGAGATTGTCCTCAGAGCCCAGGgacattctttctttatttttaaattttattattttacactTGGAAATCTCTTCTTCCTGCACAGTATAGATTTAAGTTCTTACTACTGGCATTCAAATACTTCTGTGGCCAAGTAATCCAAATATTCAAATTCCTATCTCTATACATAAACAGTAGAAAGCTACTTGAATCTGAACAtagaaatatatgtgtgtgtgtgtgtgtgtgtgtgtgtattaccatttcactccctctctcaatAGTTGTACCAAACAAGAGATGTCTCACTCTTAGAGTCTCACTTATTCCTAAACAGGTTCCTGATTCCAAAGTCTAAAGTCACTTACTTCAATGAAGAAGGTTTTCATTTCGTTCCATCCATTGTGGTTTGTTTtacttaatgaaaaaaatttttttggtattaCAATAAAGCCattctataatttttaaaagaagtatttgaaaaatcaataaatgaataaacaatacATTGAGAAATAGTAGCATGCACTGGAGTAAAGTGATATCAGTAGAAATTGATTCTAATTAAATTTTGTAGGAAGAATTGACAACACCTGGTAGTGGATTGCATATGTGAAATGTACTGCTCAAAAAAGGTTTGATACTAGAGCAGGCCCAATTCCTGTGGCAGAAGTTAAGTGTCCTAAAACTCTGGAGGAGAaccataaaaaatattaaatattttaaacagaaaaaTCAAACCTAAACATTTGTCTTCATATATCTGTTATAAATTTTCTATAACCTCTTAGGAATATTTACCCCAAGCCTGTAGTAATTGGTATAACCTAGGTACCAAAGACTTCCATTATAGACTGAGTTTCCCAGGTTCAAATTTGGAACCAAGGATTCAGTGCAATTACCTATTAACAGCAAAccagtaaataaatgttaaaaatataggaatggagaaggcactaataaaaaagtgaaatttcATGTAAATTCCAGACTTAGTTGAATATAGCTGATGACTCCAGAATATAAATAcatctcagacttttttttttttttgcttcaggtTATAGAAAGCAGTGTTTTGATTTCCACTTGAGTCATCCATACGATACTGGTCATACTGTgaatgaagaagaggaagaattcAACCACCTTGGTACTTCTGCCTCCTGGAGATTGCCCTCAGAGCCCAGGgacattctttctttatttttaattttttttcatcattcccatcaccaaatatctgtgtccccattcctacctcgatagataaccactatatttctcccacagtcttagaaataggttgatattttgtttttttcacattcatatattCAAAtcacattccacatatgagtgaaaccattctgtagttgcctttcacttttttacttgcttcactaagcataatcttctccaattccatctcctttattccaaaggacacaatatcatcttttttattactgaataacactctactgagtatatgtcccataacttttttatccagtcatctgtcaaagggcattttggttgtttccaggtttttgtttttgtgaataaagcttctatgaacatgggggtacatacatgcctttgaatcagtgttattatattttGAAGGCATATGCTTTGTactgggattgctgggtcatatagcATTTCCAttagtatttgtttaaggattctccagactgttctccagagtggttgtaccagtttggattcccaccagcagtgcagtagagttcctctctctccacatcctctccaacacttaccttCTCTTGTTTAATTGATGGAACCCATTCTCACagctgtgaggtggaatctcaatgtagtttttgatttgcatttctctgatgatgagtgaattggagcatttccacatatgtctgtgggccatgtatatcttttctttagaaactgtctattcataccatctgcccactttttttattgggttttccctctttctttttgttgagatgtattagttctttatagatgttttttATCAACCACTTATCTGAAGTGTAGTATGGAAATATATTTTCCCAGaggtctgggcagtagtgcagtgggataagcagtgaagcaggtctgcaggtgtctatctttctccttctctgccttccctacctctctcgatttctctctgttctgtccaacaacaaaaacagcaataacaatgacaacaaacaacaacaagggcaacaaaaatggaaaaaaatggcctctaggagcagtggattcatagtgcaggcactgagccccagcaataaccctggaaggaaaaaaaaaaacaatcattttttcccatttgctgaGTTTCCTGTCTATCCTTATGGGGTTTTCTCACAGACCTTCTTTTGCCTGTCTCAGATGCAAACAGCTATAAGTAAATCTTGTGGGGTTAGGAGACAGTTcattcagtagagtgcacaaTTTACCATATGTGAGAATGCAGGTTTGAGCCAATGACCTCCAAGTGCAAGCATTATGCAGAAGGAGGAGCTTCACAGTTAGTAGAACCATGCTATGGTGTCTTcccttgtctgtctttctctcttcctctatccctctctttccctctacctctatccttctccttctcttcatcTGTCACCCTATATCTAAGAAAAAGGGAGTCTATAGAGAGTAGTGGACcatgtaggcatggagccccagtggtaacattCACTTCAGTGTGTGGTGACATCTCTTGAGTTCAGCATCTACCCACCTGTGTGAGTTGTTTCTCTAGATGAATAATTGGAACCAAACACATTCAGTTTATATCCCAAGGATCTGAGCCAATTGTCAGAAACAACAGAGCCAAATGCATCAGTATGAAATAAATATCTACTTATTTAAGAAGTCATTTTGAAGGTACTTTATTTTTCACATTGGACTAGTGAACTCAGAATCACACATCACCCTGTAGAGGAGTAAtagcttttcctttctttctttctttctttctttctttctttctttctttctttcttctttaatatttatttatttacttatttttagtctTTCACCATCAACATTCCCCTCCTGATGAATTGATCCCCTAGAGCTTCTTTCTTTGCTCCAAAGAAGAATTGAAGCTTTGGCGTTGCAGCTCATAAAATGTAGTATGTCGGGCAGGCAAGACAAACTGAACAATACACTGATTTGCCCTGTGTGCAACTTAGGCTCAACCTGGGTTCCCCACTGAGGACGCTTTGGTGCTATGCTttattccctctctctacctgcctgtctgtcttcatttaaaaaaaaaaattattttattagtgatttaatattgatagacaaaattacatatcaacagggtataaatccactccattcccaccactagggttCTGGATatccagtctccccactgcaagccatcacagttcccctaaggttgtagatatgggctaaccatcatctctacaactatctgtccacatttatacatggttgcctttttcttcctgatccaatcctctcttcccctccaagccactcatggcaacattactacttccatatgttctccttttcttcctctctctctccatgctgATACAGCTGGAGTTCAACTGTCTCTCTTTGTCAGGCCttaagccaacccccccccccccgcccgctcTGCTTCATCCTCCATTGCtaacactatggcctatttacataatcattgtttgcctgaaagatccccacctttgatctatcttctttctaccttgaaacCCACCCTGACTGcaaggtattaattaatcccaccagttaaaaccttcccaacagttgctaagggaattTTTACCTTAGcctgctctttattttttctccaccccctttcctagccatttcctttaccGACTTGCCTCTTCCAGTTCTAGTAtgtaaaagcattgtctctgatcaataaagacacgtagcattcccgctctgccacgagttcctggtctctctcccacatcgctgagtaagcagcaacccaggttggctctgttcgagttctctccaacccagagagcatgtgcccaggaagaaacaccctcacatcAGCCCAGTATCTCTTCCTATTTGAAAAAATCTGCCTGGAGTGGTAAGGCCCCACAGATAACACTCTCAAAATTAAACAACTTTACTATATTATTGCCTAAATCTCTCATTTCATAGTTCATGTTCAGAAATTAAGAAATAGTGGTActggagagtcaggtggtagtgcagtggttaaacgcaggtggcacaaagcgcaaggaccagtgtaaggatcctggttcaagttcctggctccccacctgcaggggcatcgcttcacaagctgtgaagcaggtctgcagatgtctgtcattctctccccctctctgtcttcccttcctctctccatttctctatgtcctatccaacaacgaagacatcaataacaacaacaataataattacaacaataaaaaaagaaatagtgtacTGAAGTATCATTTTCATCAGATTATGTGCTGACTCTAGTTGTAATTTCACACTTATATAGTTTTCTGatgtttttcttccctttattttgttgctatttattttaatgaatttttaatatttattcatttattttttaccagatcaccgataaactctggtttatggtggtataggggactgaacctgtggcttcagagcctcaggcatgggagtctctttacataaccattacgctatctaccctagcccttgttgtttattttattacaaaagaaacagaactaggaggagagtagaggagacaaagtaagagagacagagagacacctgcagcctgctccactgctcatcaaGTCCtcttctgcaggtagagaccaaggctcaaacctggctcctcacGCGTGGTAACTTGTGTGTTTTACTGGTTGCACTGCCAACCCTCCATCTTCTCCTTTGAACTGTTCTTCTAGGAGGGTAAAGGCAGTGTTCACTGATTACTAGCCAGGAATGCTGCTCAGTGATAGTGCATGTGCTTCACCCAGTTAAGATCACATATTGACATGCACAagaacccccaccccctgcctgtaGGGACACATTtcggcagtgaagcagatttgcaggtgtctctttttctctctccacaccccctcccctctcaatttctctctgccctacctaataaaaatagaaagaaaaaaaaagggaaaatggtcaCCACAGAGGgatagattcatagtgtcagcacttaGCCCCAGTTAATCCTGGTAgcaggaaaaataaagagagaatagatagatagatagatagatagatagatagataggtagatagatagatagatagatagatagatagatagatagacagacagacagacagacagaccagaacaccactcagctctggcatggaATGGATCCTGGGACCCGAAAGTCATGCATGTACTctctgtgctctgctgctgaatTAAATCCCAGTACTGAATATATACTCACAAAATATGTACTCATAATTTATAttgccacatatatatatatatttaactgctAGGGCTTCACTGATCCAGATCATCTCTTTAATATAATATGAATCTCTTCATATAATatgaaaagagacaaagacataGATACAGGGTTCGGgagaagataccacaacacttttTCTGCTTATaaaaagtggggaggggagggaaggagtcgggtggtagcacagcgggttaagcgcacatggcacaaagtgcatggacccacttaaggatccctgtttgagtccccagctccccacctgcagaggtttcacttcacaagtggtgaagcaggtctgcaggtatctgtctttctctccccctctctgtcttcccctcctctctctatttctctctgtcctatccaacaacaatgacatcaataacaacaatcataataaccacaatgaagataaaacaacaagggcaacaaaaggggaaaaaatagcctccaggagcagtggattcatggtgcaggcaccggagccccagcaataaccctggaggcaaaaaaaaaagaaaagaaaaagaaagtgtgggGGGAAACAAGTGCCAGAAAAATTGTAACTGTAATGCAACGACGTTGTTTCTTCAGCCATGAGACTGAATCTTTATTAATTCTTCCACTGCTGGAAATGCCTCAAAATTCACACCTGTCAGAAAGTAAGCCTCTGACTTCACCTGAGGAAGAGAAAGCATTAAGGGAATCACTTCCTTACAGTAAACAGCAGGGACTAAAACAGTCCTGAGACTCAGTCTGGAATCCTCTAGAGTGACTGACATGGGCACAGCCCAGATCCTCTGTGGAGTGACTTAACTAGTGCACAGTTCAGATTATCTTTATAGGAACTGGCCCAGTCATAGTCCAGAATTTACCTGAGGCATATGACACATCTGGACAGAGCTTTTTAAATTAGAATGTGACTACTCAGAACCTTGGAGTTCACCAGCAATGTGAACTGAGACAGATGCAGTCGAGAGGGTCTTTGGAAGGAAGCTATGTTCACCACTATACCAGCAATGCCTCTCCAGAGAGTTTTTGGAATGACTTGATCTTCTGAAATAACTTACACAGATATAGCTATAATTTAGGGCTCCCAAGGCATCATCCATTCAGGCGTAGACTAAGGCTGCTTTTGATACAGAACCTCAGGAGTGTGGTACAGATGAGTTTCACTCAGAGGTAAGTGCAGGGTGGACAGATACGACACAGATTTGAAATCTCTAGCAAAGAGGTTGATTattcagaacaaaaaaaaattgttccctGATAAGTTTCTGAGAAATTAGAATAGACAACAGTGGTTTCAAGTAAAGAAcatggatattattattatttatttatttatttattattattattaatattaccagaggactgatcagctctagcttatggtggtgcagggaactgaacctgggactttggaacctcaggcatgagagtctctttgcataaccattatgctatctactcccacccaagaACATGGAtttcttaaaaatactttttaattaatttattattggatagaggtatacagaaattgagaggggagggggatatagagagggagagaggcagagagatatctgcagccctgcttcaccactcatgacgccttacccctgcaaatggggaccaggggagaACATGGATTTTTATAAGAGTTGAAAAATTAAGAAACTTCtgaaggagcaaaaaaaaaaaatacaatacatGTACTATGCTATAAAATGCTCAAAATGTCTGCACTTACAGTATTTCATTCTTATAACCACACTTGACAGTGCATAGGGCATTTACAACAATTGAAATTTTTGTAGCTGAGGAAAACATCATGTCAGTTGTTCCATGTCTCAGCTTAATTAGTAATCAGAACTTTAATCAAGCATATAattccagtggtctgggaggtggtgcagtggatgaagtgttggactctcatgcatgaggtcctgagtttgatccccggtaacacatgtaccagagtgatgtctggttctttctctctcctcctatctttctcattaataaataaatgaaatcttaaaaaaaagcatATAATTCCAAAGTCCTTGTCATTATAGCTTTGTGGTTTCAAATATAGGTTCTAGTTTTCTCTTATTGCAATAAAGTATATCTTGTCTCTGAAAGGAGACACTCAGATATCATTACACAGGAAAACAACTAAGTTTCCTTGTCAACCCCCCTCATCCTAGggttcccttcttctttctctgttggCCACAATGTAACCACATTCCTACAAGGTACTGTGTTTGCTAGACCAGCAGTCAAGCAGTACCCAAATGATTGTCCACTGATAATATATCTACAATCATAACTGTACTCATGAAGTTATAGAAAGCTTAGTTCAAAATCTCCCCAGAAACTTCCTCTCTACTGCTTCTTCCCTAGTTTGTAtgggaaaacagaaggggaaaaaattaatggAAGAGGACtatgaaagagtgagagaaatctTGATGTAAAGAAGGAAATACAAACAGGAAGTCTATGAAGGATCAGGACAAATGAAGGGAAATACAGAATTATAGGGGAGGAGGCAAATGCAAAGTCATGAATCGTTGTGCATTATTTTGTATTTCAGGCAACCGCAGGGTCCTGAGAAGATGTAGGAGAGGGCCATGCCAGGGAAAGGAGAAAAGTGAGTCAGGCAAGTGCTTCTGCCCTTGCTCGTCTTTGCTGGATTTAAGTATTGAGAGTCCCTGTGAGGTttagtttgaaaaaaaaacttaaaaaagagacagaactgttttaaaagaaaaattctgtTATACATCAAAAAGATCCCTCAGCTTCACCAAGTATTCAGTGTCTCTTAGATAACGTCTAGTTTTGGGGCTTaacattctcttttattttcttagctTTTGTCACATGTTGTATGAGTATGTAAACAGTATCATAGGCAGTGCTGCAATCTTTCCTTCAACAGTCACGGACGTTGACTTGACTGGTTTGTTTTCTCTCTATTCAACACTGTTTCTGTAGAAGTTTTGCATTAGAGTATTTTTGAAGCTATAAAAGTGATAGTAATATCAATAATAATGAAGACAATAAGAATTCAAATATACATATGATATAGTGTtttataattttccatttgttttcttATCTCTTACCGGACCACCAGACTATttaaaacattgatttttttttttaaagattttatttatttatttatgagaaagataggagagagagaaag carries:
- the LOC103117635 gene encoding olfactory receptor 10A5, whose protein sequence is MAGGNWTRFSEFILTSFSSLPSEIQSLLFLAFLIIYLVTLTGNSLIILVTLADPTLHSPMYFFLRNLSFLEIGFNLVIVPKMLATLLAQDTTISFIGCATQMYFFFFFGVSECFLLATMAYDRYVAICNPLHYPVIMNQRTRVKLAVASWFPGFPVATVQTTWLFSFPFCGTNEVNHFFCDSPPVLKLVCADTAHFEIFAIVGTVLVVMTPCSLILCSYIRIAAAILKISSAKGKNKAFSTCSSHLLVVSLFYVSLSLIYFRPKSSNSPESKKMLSLSYTVVTPMLNPIIYSLRNNEFKNALVRTFRKAASVRNFIL